The following coding sequences lie in one Candidatus Eremiobacterota bacterium genomic window:
- a CDS encoding glycosyltransferase family 4 protein — translation MLPPRALFFGSYPPRECGIATFTKDMVDAYDRTFGFSSPVIAVDEPGADMRRYPPEVVGRIAEESRVSYAEAAEFVNSYPIDLVNIQHEYGLFGGEKGEWLVDFLRLVEKPVVLTLHTVLPEPDETYLRVTRELCEHASKVVTLSETGRSLLETIYGIDPKILETIHHGVPDVPFQDTYAAKASWGIGQRTVISTFGLISRGKGLEYAIEAMRGVVKRHPEALYLILGETHPVVRRREGESYRESLTAMIREYGLHYNVQLVDKYLDFDEVVGYLTATDIYLTPYLNPAQIVSGTLAYAVGCGKAIVSTPYLYAQELLALNRGFLCEFRDAPSIASGLNMLLDDPSLRRATERRAYRFGRQMTWPHVAAQYGALFSELCPRAPLELVTSA, via the coding sequence ATGTTGCCGCCGCGCGCCTTGTTCTTCGGTTCGTATCCGCCTCGCGAGTGCGGGATCGCGACCTTTACGAAGGATATGGTCGACGCGTACGATCGCACTTTCGGTTTTTCGAGTCCGGTGATCGCCGTCGACGAGCCGGGTGCCGACATGCGTCGCTATCCCCCCGAGGTCGTCGGCCGAATAGCCGAAGAGTCGCGCGTCAGCTACGCGGAAGCCGCAGAATTCGTCAACAGCTATCCGATCGACTTGGTAAACATCCAGCACGAATACGGTCTGTTTGGCGGGGAGAAGGGCGAGTGGCTCGTCGATTTTTTGCGATTGGTCGAAAAACCGGTCGTTTTAACCTTGCACACCGTGCTTCCGGAGCCGGACGAAACCTATCTGCGCGTTACGCGGGAGCTCTGCGAACACGCCAGCAAAGTGGTTACACTTTCGGAAACAGGGCGCAGTTTGCTCGAAACCATTTACGGCATCGACCCCAAGATCTTGGAGACGATTCACCACGGCGTCCCCGACGTGCCCTTCCAAGACACATACGCGGCGAAAGCTTCATGGGGCATCGGTCAGCGCACGGTAATTTCTACGTTCGGGTTGATCAGCCGCGGTAAAGGCCTCGAATACGCCATCGAGGCGATGCGCGGCGTCGTCAAGCGCCATCCGGAAGCGCTCTACCTGATTTTGGGTGAAACGCATCCGGTGGTACGCCGCCGCGAAGGTGAATCGTACCGCGAGTCGCTTACCGCAATGATCCGGGAGTACGGACTGCATTACAACGTGCAGCTCGTCGACAAGTATCTTGATTTCGACGAGGTCGTGGGTTATCTGACGGCCACCGATATCTACCTCACGCCCTATCTCAATCCGGCGCAGATTGTCAGTGGAACTCTCGCATACGCGGTTGGCTGCGGCAAAGCGATCGTTTCGACGCCGTATCTGTACGCGCAAGAGTTGCTGGCACTCAACCGCGGCTTCTTGTGCGAGTTTCGCGACGCGCCGTCCATTGCCTCAGGCCTGAATATGCTGCTCGACGACCCGTCCTTACGCCGCGCGACCGAGCGCCGCGCTTATCGCTTCGGCCGGCAAATGACCTGGCCGCACGTCGCGGCCCAGTATGGTGCGCTCTTTAGCGAGCTTTGTCCGCGCGCTCCGCTGGAGCTGGTGACCTCTGCCTAA
- a CDS encoding NDP-sugar synthase, which produces MQAIVLVGGEGTRLRPLTYGTPKPMVPIMNVPFLARTLERLYAAEIRDVILAAGYMPQAIVDYFGDGTQLDMKVTYVIEETPLGTAGAIKNVEEHITGPFFVLNGDILTSLDLRAMREYHHQKGGIGSLHLIRVEDPSPFGCVVHDAEGRVSSFVEKPPKGHEPTNEINAGTYLLEREILDFIPSGQNVSIERATFPQIIAQGKTLYAYTTNDYWLDLGRPEQYLAAHRDVLSGAMPLAVEPGISGEGSGVLRGHPGVIPPVHVGADVVVDASATIGPNVVLGPGCSIGSRVTVRESVLWERVSVGADAVIEEAILASGVTIGPKAHVARGSVIGHDVSVEPGTILEPGARLGSPGQGIVG; this is translated from the coding sequence ATGCAGGCCATCGTATTGGTAGGAGGCGAGGGAACCCGGCTGCGGCCACTGACATATGGCACGCCCAAGCCGATGGTGCCGATTATGAACGTCCCCTTCCTTGCGCGCACGCTCGAGCGGCTTTACGCTGCGGAGATACGCGATGTTATTCTGGCCGCGGGTTATATGCCGCAAGCGATCGTTGATTATTTCGGCGACGGCACGCAGCTCGATATGAAGGTCACCTACGTGATCGAGGAAACGCCGCTCGGTACCGCCGGCGCGATTAAGAACGTCGAAGAGCATATCACCGGGCCGTTTTTCGTTCTCAACGGCGACATTCTGACGAGCCTCGATCTTCGAGCGATGCGCGAATACCACCATCAAAAAGGCGGCATTGGGTCGCTGCATCTAATTCGCGTTGAGGACCCGTCGCCGTTTGGATGTGTCGTGCACGATGCCGAGGGCCGCGTAAGTTCGTTCGTCGAGAAGCCGCCCAAGGGACACGAGCCAACGAATGAGATCAATGCGGGCACGTATCTGCTCGAGCGCGAAATTCTCGATTTCATTCCCAGCGGCCAAAACGTTTCGATCGAACGCGCGACCTTTCCGCAAATTATCGCGCAAGGGAAAACGCTCTACGCCTATACGACGAACGACTATTGGCTTGATCTCGGCAGACCCGAACAATATCTCGCCGCACATCGCGACGTATTGAGCGGCGCGATGCCGCTTGCCGTAGAGCCCGGAATCAGCGGCGAGGGAAGCGGCGTTCTGCGCGGCCATCCGGGCGTGATTCCGCCGGTGCACGTTGGTGCCGACGTGGTAGTGGATGCAAGCGCAACAATTGGTCCAAACGTCGTGCTCGGACCGGGCTGTAGTATCGGTTCGCGCGTGACCGTCCGCGAATCGGTGCTATGGGAGCGCGTCAGCGTCGGGGCGGATGCCGTCATCGAGGAAGCGATCCTCGCCAGCGGCGTTACGATCGGCCCGAAAGCGCACGTCGCGCGAGGCTCGGTGATCGGCCACGACGTCAGTGTCGAACCAGGCACGATTTTAGAACCAGGCGCTCGCCTGGGATCTCCAGGTCAAGGAATAGTAGGCTAG
- a CDS encoding HNH endonuclease — protein sequence MSIAELLSNRNRNRTHVKHRLIRAGLLANNCQSCGLSAWQGKALNMHLDHINGVKNDNRLENLRMLCPNCHSQTATYGGRNLKRPGVARAEAFPVV from the coding sequence ATGTCCATTGCCGAATTGCTCTCAAACCGGAATAGAAATCGAACGCATGTTAAGCACAGGCTCATAAGAGCTGGGCTGCTCGCAAACAACTGTCAATCGTGCGGTTTATCGGCTTGGCAAGGCAAAGCGCTCAACATGCATCTCGATCACATCAACGGCGTCAAAAATGATAATCGGCTCGAAAATCTGCGCATGCTTTGCCCAAACTGCCATAGCCAAACGGCCACCTACGGAGGCCGAAACCTAAAGCGGCCCGGCGTTGCAAGGGCCGAGGCTTTTCCTGTAGTATAA